One genomic region from Harpia harpyja isolate bHarHar1 chromosome 1, bHarHar1 primary haplotype, whole genome shotgun sequence encodes:
- the ZNF335 gene encoding zinc finger protein 335 isoform X1, producing MEENAVESSSDAAPQAAREEPSESGLGVGTSEAVSADSSDAASAPGPLSRADDSGVGQSSDSSGVSLEEVSESSSSTDAIPRIYLPDSSSIAQSTLVSSVSTVSQSIMVSESPQVLVHSSVITDGATIVSDSTASTSSDLGSAIDKIIESTIGPDIIQSCIAVTSAEDGGAETTQYLILQGPDDGAPMVSQMATSALANSLAIEAVADGPTSTCLDQPGPSDPSEQLEVLELPAQPDQAREADGGEELDQPDMETLEEMMEVVVVQQFKCKMCQYKSVSKKTLINHMKERHFQPVGSALALKKGRSRKGGSAPKTAEEEVPEEEEEDDIMDAGAIDDPEEDSDYNPAEDEPRGRQPKYSRTVPTSSEERPRRRPGRPRKFPRLEDMPQDVPEVGGEVEPLVTSQSTLSRELQNSEAASSSGLENGTSESLAEPSISQSDSENKDPSSNTGPEDADVIPRRRGRPSRRFLGKKYRKYMGRRYYYKSPKPLMRPYLCRICGSRFLTHDDLRFHVNSHEANDPQLFKCLQCSYRSRRWSSLKEHMFNHVGSKPYKCEECNYTSVYKKDVIRHSTVHSRDRKKRADPPPKLNSFPCPVCNRIYPMQKRLTQHMKTHSTEKPHMCDKCGKSFKKRYTFKMHLLTHIQAIANRRFKCEFCDYVCEDKKVLLNHQLSHMNDKPYKCSFCKYSTFREDFLVSHMAVKHTGGKPFACEFCHFTTKHKKNLRLHVHCRHPDSFEEWAQRHPEEPPCRRRPFFTLQQIEELKQQHSQVQAPAEPEASLPAPLGPVTYHAVQAVPGAEPPILSQDSLGGATIIYEQDVAGSAELATQTALDLLLNMSTQRELAMGSLQVAVVKPGDSGEAQAPCEPQAQEEGAEIDSEEQQQQKLVTLHMAEPGETLVQETYEEATLGGSELQQITIPFGGTTEYSIITPISEEIQAPGTLYSSEEESPAETSHTVVVSEAVMTEEALKEHNNHYIMSSGIPGSQFHHIEPLSGDAAFPSPAEGQEAQPASVKWPLVQCVTRQLQKDSSLSPASEGQEISSPKVKWPALQGMAKKLSCKVSTAKKLSCKISTAKKFSCKICTAMFTGRAEMESHKRAHIGPSTFKCPDCPFTAALWPEVRSHMVQHASLRPHKCTHCSFASKNKKDLRRHMLTHTNEKPFACQICGQRFNRNGHLKFHMQRLHSSEGKRPGAPTAAAQQTIILNSDEDTLATLQTALQSGQAVLAPERLQQALGQEHIIVAQEQSVASQEEATYIQEITTADGQTVQHLVTSDNQVQYIIAQDGVQHLLPHEYVVVPEGHHIQVQDGQITHIQYEQGSQFLQEPQIQYMPVSPEQQLVTQAQLEAAAHSAVSAVADAAMAQAQGVFTAEATAEQIQQLQQGIHYDVITLAD from the exons ATGGAGGAGAATGCGGTGGAGAGCAGCAGCGACGCGGCCCCGCAGGCGGCGCGGGAGGAGCCCTCCGAGAGCGGCCTGGGCGTCGGGACCTCGGAGGCCGTGTCGGCGGACAGCAGCGACGCCGCCTCGGCCCCCGGACCCCTCTCCCGAGCGGACGACTCCGGCGTGGGCCAGAGCTCCGACAGCAGCGGGGTCTCTTTG GAAGAGGTGTCGGAGAGCAGCTCCAGCACGGATGCCATTCCCCGGATTTACCTGCCAGATTCATCCTCTATCGCCCAGTCCACCTTGGTCTCCAGTGTCTCCACTGTGAGCCAGTCCATCATGGTGTCGGAGTCCCCACAAGTCCTGGTCCACTCCAGCGTCATCACTGACGGGGCCACAATCGTGTCAGACTCCACCGCGTCCACTTCCTCGGACCTAGGTTCTGCCATCGACAAAATCATCGAGTCCACAATTGGGCCTGACATCATCCAGA gctGCATCGCTGTGACCAGCGCAGAGGATGGTGGGGCAGAGACTACGCAGTACCTTATTCTGCAGGGGCCCGATGATG GTGCCCCCATGGTGTCCCAGATGGCCACTTCTGCTCTGGCCAATAGCTTGGCGATAGAAGCTGTTGCTGATGGGCCTACCTCCACATGCCTTGACCAGCCCGGTCCTTCAGACCCTTCCGAGCAGTTGGAAGTGCTGGAGCTGCCCGCACAGCCAGATCAGGCCCGAGAGGCGGATGGTGGGGAGGAGCTGGACCAGCCGGACATGGAGACCCTGGAAGAGatgatggaggtggtggtggtgcagcAGTTCAAGTGCAAGATGTGTCAGTACAAGAGCGTCTCCAAGAAAACGCTAATTAACCACATGAAAGAGCGGCACTTCCAGCCAG TGGGTTCAGCTCTGGCTTTGAAGAAGGGACGTTCACGAAAGGGGGGGTCTGCTCCAAAGACTGCAGAGGAGGAGGTCccagaagaagaagaggaggatgataTCATGGATGCTGGTGCTATTGATGACCCTGAAG AGGACAGTGACTATAACCCAGCTGAGGATGAGCCCCGTGGGCGACAGCCCAAGTACAGCCGCACTGTCCCCACATCCAGCGAGGAGAGGCCACGTCGACGCCCGGGGAGACCCCGCAAGTTTCCACGTCTGGAGGACATGCCCCAGGATGTGCCTGAAG TAGGAGGGGAGGTGGAGCCCTTGGTGACGTCCCAAAGCACACTGAGCCGTGAGCTGCAGAACTCGGAAGCAGCCAGTTCCTCTGGCTTGGAGAACGGGACCAGCGAGAGCCTGGCAGAGCCCAGCATCAGCCAGTCTGATTCTGAGAACAAGGACCCTTCCTCCAACACCGGCCCTGAGGATGCAGACGTCATCCCCAGGAGGCGAGGGCGGCCCTCCCGCCGCTTCCTGGGCAAGAAATACCGCAAGTACATGGGGCGCAG GTACTACTACAAGTCACCCAAGCCCCTGATGAGGCCCTACCTGTGTCGGATCTGTGGCTCACGTTTCCTCACGCACGATGATCTGCGTTTCCATGTCAACTCGCACGAGGCCAATGACCCGCAGCTCTTCAAGTGTCTTCAGTGCAGCTACCGCTCCCGGCGCTGGTCCTCCCTCAAG GAACACATGTTCAACCACGTGGGCAGCAAACCCTACAAGTGCGAGGAGTGCAATTACACCAGTGTGTACAAGAAGGACGTCATCCGGCACTCCACAGTGCACAGCCGGGATAG gaagaaGAGAGCTGATCCG CCCCCAAAGCTGAACTCCTTCCCGTGCCCCGTATGCAACCGTATCTACCCCATGCAGAAGAGGCTTACCCAGCACATGAAGACGCACAGCACGGAGAAACCCCACATGTGTGACAAG TGCGGGAAGTCCTTTAAGAAGCGCTACACCTTCAAGATGCACCTGCTGACGCACATCCAGGCGATTGCCAACCGCAG GTTCAAGTGTGAGTTCTGCGACTACGTCTGCGAGGACAAAAAGGTCCTGCTGAATCACCAGCTGTCGCACATGAACGACAAGCCCTACAAGTGCAGCTTCTGCAAGTACTCCACCTTCCGGGAGGACTTCCTGGTGTCACACATGGCTGTCAAGCACACGG GAGGGAAGCCATTTGCTTGCGAGTTCTGTCACTTCACCACCAAGCACAAGAAGAACCTGCGCCTCCACGTGCACTGCCGCCATCCCGACTCCTTCGAGGAGTGGGCACAGAGGCACCCCGAGGAgccgccctgccgccgccgcccctttTTCACCCTGCAGCAGATCGaggagctgaagcagcagcacagccaggtgCAGGCCCCGGCTGAGCCAGAGGCAAGTCTGCCG GCACCTCTTGGCCCCGTCACCTACCATGCGGTCCAGGCCGTCCCGGGAGCAGAGCCCCCCATCCTCTCGCAGGATTCCCTGGGAGGGGCCACCATCATTTACGAACAAG ATGTGGCTGGATCAGCAGAACTGGCCACGCAGACCGCCCTGGATCTCCTGCTGAACATGAGCACTCAGCGAGAGCTGGCCATGGGCTCGCTGCAG GTGGCAGTGGTGAAGCCAGGTGATTCAGGAGAGGCGCAGGCCCCCTGTGAGCCACAGGCACAGGAGGAGGGGGCAGAGATAGACTccgaggagcagcagcagcagaagttggTGACGCTGCAcatggcagagcctggggagacGTTGGTGCAGGAGACTTATGAGGAGGCGACCTTGGGTGGCTCAGAGCTGCAGCAGATCACTATCCCCTTTGGTGGGACGACAGAGTACAGCATCATCACACCCATCAGTGAGGAGATTCAGGCTCCAGGCACACTGTACAG CAGTGAAGAGGAGAGCCCTGCGGAGACCTCCCACACGGTTGTGGTGAGTGAAGCTGTGATGACGGAGGAGGCTCTGAAGGAGCATAACAATCACTATATCATGTCGTCTGGCATTCCAGGGAGCCAGTTCCATCACATTGAG CCCCTCAGCGGGGACGCTGCCTTTCCCTCGCCTGCggagggccaggaggcacagcctGCCAGCGTCAAGTGGCCCCTGGTGCAGTGTGTCACCAGGCAGCTCCAGAAGGACTCGTCTTTATCCCCAGCCTCCGAGGGACAGGAAATCTCATCCCCAAAGGTCAAGTGGCCTGCACTCCAAGGCATGGCCAAGAAGCTCTCATGCAAGGTTTCCACAGCCAAGAAGCTCTCGTGCAAGATTTCCACAGCCAAAAAGTTTTCATGCAAGATTTGCACAGCCATGTTCACAGGGAGAGCGGAAATGGAGAGTCACAAGAGAGCCCACATTGGGCCCAGCACCTTCAAGTGTCCTGACTGTCCATTCACTGCAGCCCTCTGGCCGGAGGTTCGG AGCCACATGGTGCAGCATGCCAGCCTTCGGCCACACAAGTGCACCCACTGCAGCTTTGCCTCCAAGAACAAGAAGGACCTGCGCAGGCACATGCTGACGCACACCAACGAGAAGCCCTTTGCCTGCCAGATCTGTGGGCAGAG GTTCAACCGTAATGGGCACCTCAAGTTCCACATGCAGCGTTTGCACAGCTCAGAGGGGAAAAGGCCAGGGGCGCCtacagctgctgcccagcagacCATCATCCTGAACAGCGATGAGGACACACTGGCCACCCTGCAGA CGGCTCTGCAGTCCGGCCAGGCGGTGCTGGCTCCCGAGCGGCTGCAGCAGGCTCTGGGGCAGGAGCACATCATCGTTGCGCAGGAGCAGAGCGTCGCGAGCCAG GAGGAGGCTACTTACATCCAGGAGATCACAACTGCCGACGGACAGACAGTACAGCACTTAGTGACCTCTGACAACCAG GTTCAGTACATCATTGCCCAGGATGGTGTACAGCACTTGCTTCCCCATGAGTATGTTGTTGTCCCGGAAGGACATCACATCCAG GTACAGGATGGTCAGATCACCCACATCCAGTACGAGCAGGGCAGCCAGTTCCTCCAGGAGCCACAG ATCCAGTACATGCCTGTCTCACCTGAGCAGCAGCTTGTCACCCAGGCGCAGTTGGAGGCAGCTGCACACTCGGCAGTCTCAG cagtggctgaTGCTGCGATGGCCCAGGCGCAGGGCGTGTTCACTGCCGAGGCGACGGCCGAGCAgatccagcagctgcagcaggggatTCACTACGACGTCATCACGCTGGCGGACTAG
- the ZNF335 gene encoding zinc finger protein 335 isoform X9, producing the protein MEENAVESSSDAAPQAAREEPSESGLGVGTSEAVSADSSDAASAPGPLSRADDSGVGQSSDSSGVSLEEVSESSSSTDAIPRIYLPDSSSIAQSTLVSSVSTVSQSIMVSESPQVLVHSSVITDGATIVSDSTASTSSDLGSAIDKIIESTIGPDIIQSCIAVTSAEDGGAETTQYLILQGPDDGAPMVSQMATSALANSLAIEAVADGPTSTCLDQPGPSDPSEQLEVLELPAQPDQAREADGGEELDQPDMETLEEMMEVVVVQQFKCKMCQYKSVSKKTLINHMKERHFQPVGSALALKKGRSRKGGSAPKTAEEEVPEEEEEDDIMDAGAIDDPEEDSDYNPAEDEPRGRQPKYSRTVPTSSEERPRRRPGRPRKFPRLEDMPQDVPEVGGEVEPLVTSQSTLSRELQNSEAASSSGLENGTSESLAEPSISQSDSENKDPSSNTGPEDADVIPRRRGRPSRRFLGKKYRKYMGRRYYYKSPKPLMRPYLCRICGSRFLTHDDLRFHVNSHEANDPQLFKCLQCSYRSRRWSSLKEHMFNHVGSKPYKCEECNYTSVYKKDVIRHSTVHSRDRKKRADPPPKLNSFPCPVCNRIYPMQKRLTQHMKTHSTEKPHMCDKCGKSFKKRYTFKMHLLTHIQAIANRRFKCEFCDYVCEDKKVLLNHQLSHMNDKPYKCSFCKYSTFREDFLVSHMAVKHTGGKPFACEFCHFTTKHKKNLRLHVHCRHPDSFEEWAQRHPEEPPCRRRPFFTLQQIEELKQQHSQVQAPAEPEASLPAVPGAEPPILSQDSLGGATIIYEQDVAGSAELATQTALDLLLNMSTQRELAMGSLQVAVVKPGDSGEAQAPCEPQAQEEGAEIDSEEQQQQKLVTLHMAEPGETLVQETYEEATLGGSELQQITIPFGGTTEYSIITPISEEIQAPGTLYSSEEESPAETSHTVVVSEAVMTEEALKEHNNHYIMSSGIPGSQFHHIEPLSGDAAFPSPAEGQEAQPASVKWPLVQCVTRQLQKDSSLSPASEGQEISSPKVKWPALQGMAKKLSCKVSTAKKLSCKISTAKKFSCKICTAMFTGRAEMESHKRAHIGPSTFKCPDCPFTAALWPEVRSHMVQHASLRPHKCTHCSFASKNKKDLRRHMLTHTNEKPFACQICGQRFNRNGHLKFHMQRLHSSEGKRPGAPTAAAQQTIILNSDEDTLATLQTALQSGQAVLAPERLQQALGQEHIIVAQEQSVASQEEATYIQEITTADGQTVQHLVTSDNQVQYIIAQDGVQHLLPHEYVVVPEGHHIQVQDGQITHIQYEQGSQFLQEPQIQYMPVSPEQQLVTQAQLEAAAHSAVSAVADAAMAQAQGVFTAEATAEQIQQLQQGIHYDVITLAD; encoded by the exons ATGGAGGAGAATGCGGTGGAGAGCAGCAGCGACGCGGCCCCGCAGGCGGCGCGGGAGGAGCCCTCCGAGAGCGGCCTGGGCGTCGGGACCTCGGAGGCCGTGTCGGCGGACAGCAGCGACGCCGCCTCGGCCCCCGGACCCCTCTCCCGAGCGGACGACTCCGGCGTGGGCCAGAGCTCCGACAGCAGCGGGGTCTCTTTG GAAGAGGTGTCGGAGAGCAGCTCCAGCACGGATGCCATTCCCCGGATTTACCTGCCAGATTCATCCTCTATCGCCCAGTCCACCTTGGTCTCCAGTGTCTCCACTGTGAGCCAGTCCATCATGGTGTCGGAGTCCCCACAAGTCCTGGTCCACTCCAGCGTCATCACTGACGGGGCCACAATCGTGTCAGACTCCACCGCGTCCACTTCCTCGGACCTAGGTTCTGCCATCGACAAAATCATCGAGTCCACAATTGGGCCTGACATCATCCAGA gctGCATCGCTGTGACCAGCGCAGAGGATGGTGGGGCAGAGACTACGCAGTACCTTATTCTGCAGGGGCCCGATGATG GTGCCCCCATGGTGTCCCAGATGGCCACTTCTGCTCTGGCCAATAGCTTGGCGATAGAAGCTGTTGCTGATGGGCCTACCTCCACATGCCTTGACCAGCCCGGTCCTTCAGACCCTTCCGAGCAGTTGGAAGTGCTGGAGCTGCCCGCACAGCCAGATCAGGCCCGAGAGGCGGATGGTGGGGAGGAGCTGGACCAGCCGGACATGGAGACCCTGGAAGAGatgatggaggtggtggtggtgcagcAGTTCAAGTGCAAGATGTGTCAGTACAAGAGCGTCTCCAAGAAAACGCTAATTAACCACATGAAAGAGCGGCACTTCCAGCCAG TGGGTTCAGCTCTGGCTTTGAAGAAGGGACGTTCACGAAAGGGGGGGTCTGCTCCAAAGACTGCAGAGGAGGAGGTCccagaagaagaagaggaggatgataTCATGGATGCTGGTGCTATTGATGACCCTGAAG AGGACAGTGACTATAACCCAGCTGAGGATGAGCCCCGTGGGCGACAGCCCAAGTACAGCCGCACTGTCCCCACATCCAGCGAGGAGAGGCCACGTCGACGCCCGGGGAGACCCCGCAAGTTTCCACGTCTGGAGGACATGCCCCAGGATGTGCCTGAAG TAGGAGGGGAGGTGGAGCCCTTGGTGACGTCCCAAAGCACACTGAGCCGTGAGCTGCAGAACTCGGAAGCAGCCAGTTCCTCTGGCTTGGAGAACGGGACCAGCGAGAGCCTGGCAGAGCCCAGCATCAGCCAGTCTGATTCTGAGAACAAGGACCCTTCCTCCAACACCGGCCCTGAGGATGCAGACGTCATCCCCAGGAGGCGAGGGCGGCCCTCCCGCCGCTTCCTGGGCAAGAAATACCGCAAGTACATGGGGCGCAG GTACTACTACAAGTCACCCAAGCCCCTGATGAGGCCCTACCTGTGTCGGATCTGTGGCTCACGTTTCCTCACGCACGATGATCTGCGTTTCCATGTCAACTCGCACGAGGCCAATGACCCGCAGCTCTTCAAGTGTCTTCAGTGCAGCTACCGCTCCCGGCGCTGGTCCTCCCTCAAG GAACACATGTTCAACCACGTGGGCAGCAAACCCTACAAGTGCGAGGAGTGCAATTACACCAGTGTGTACAAGAAGGACGTCATCCGGCACTCCACAGTGCACAGCCGGGATAG gaagaaGAGAGCTGATCCG CCCCCAAAGCTGAACTCCTTCCCGTGCCCCGTATGCAACCGTATCTACCCCATGCAGAAGAGGCTTACCCAGCACATGAAGACGCACAGCACGGAGAAACCCCACATGTGTGACAAG TGCGGGAAGTCCTTTAAGAAGCGCTACACCTTCAAGATGCACCTGCTGACGCACATCCAGGCGATTGCCAACCGCAG GTTCAAGTGTGAGTTCTGCGACTACGTCTGCGAGGACAAAAAGGTCCTGCTGAATCACCAGCTGTCGCACATGAACGACAAGCCCTACAAGTGCAGCTTCTGCAAGTACTCCACCTTCCGGGAGGACTTCCTGGTGTCACACATGGCTGTCAAGCACACGG GAGGGAAGCCATTTGCTTGCGAGTTCTGTCACTTCACCACCAAGCACAAGAAGAACCTGCGCCTCCACGTGCACTGCCGCCATCCCGACTCCTTCGAGGAGTGGGCACAGAGGCACCCCGAGGAgccgccctgccgccgccgcccctttTTCACCCTGCAGCAGATCGaggagctgaagcagcagcacagccaggtgCAGGCCCCGGCTGAGCCAGAGGCAAGTCTGCCG GCCGTCCCGGGAGCAGAGCCCCCCATCCTCTCGCAGGATTCCCTGGGAGGGGCCACCATCATTTACGAACAAG ATGTGGCTGGATCAGCAGAACTGGCCACGCAGACCGCCCTGGATCTCCTGCTGAACATGAGCACTCAGCGAGAGCTGGCCATGGGCTCGCTGCAG GTGGCAGTGGTGAAGCCAGGTGATTCAGGAGAGGCGCAGGCCCCCTGTGAGCCACAGGCACAGGAGGAGGGGGCAGAGATAGACTccgaggagcagcagcagcagaagttggTGACGCTGCAcatggcagagcctggggagacGTTGGTGCAGGAGACTTATGAGGAGGCGACCTTGGGTGGCTCAGAGCTGCAGCAGATCACTATCCCCTTTGGTGGGACGACAGAGTACAGCATCATCACACCCATCAGTGAGGAGATTCAGGCTCCAGGCACACTGTACAG CAGTGAAGAGGAGAGCCCTGCGGAGACCTCCCACACGGTTGTGGTGAGTGAAGCTGTGATGACGGAGGAGGCTCTGAAGGAGCATAACAATCACTATATCATGTCGTCTGGCATTCCAGGGAGCCAGTTCCATCACATTGAG CCCCTCAGCGGGGACGCTGCCTTTCCCTCGCCTGCggagggccaggaggcacagcctGCCAGCGTCAAGTGGCCCCTGGTGCAGTGTGTCACCAGGCAGCTCCAGAAGGACTCGTCTTTATCCCCAGCCTCCGAGGGACAGGAAATCTCATCCCCAAAGGTCAAGTGGCCTGCACTCCAAGGCATGGCCAAGAAGCTCTCATGCAAGGTTTCCACAGCCAAGAAGCTCTCGTGCAAGATTTCCACAGCCAAAAAGTTTTCATGCAAGATTTGCACAGCCATGTTCACAGGGAGAGCGGAAATGGAGAGTCACAAGAGAGCCCACATTGGGCCCAGCACCTTCAAGTGTCCTGACTGTCCATTCACTGCAGCCCTCTGGCCGGAGGTTCGG AGCCACATGGTGCAGCATGCCAGCCTTCGGCCACACAAGTGCACCCACTGCAGCTTTGCCTCCAAGAACAAGAAGGACCTGCGCAGGCACATGCTGACGCACACCAACGAGAAGCCCTTTGCCTGCCAGATCTGTGGGCAGAG GTTCAACCGTAATGGGCACCTCAAGTTCCACATGCAGCGTTTGCACAGCTCAGAGGGGAAAAGGCCAGGGGCGCCtacagctgctgcccagcagacCATCATCCTGAACAGCGATGAGGACACACTGGCCACCCTGCAGA CGGCTCTGCAGTCCGGCCAGGCGGTGCTGGCTCCCGAGCGGCTGCAGCAGGCTCTGGGGCAGGAGCACATCATCGTTGCGCAGGAGCAGAGCGTCGCGAGCCAG GAGGAGGCTACTTACATCCAGGAGATCACAACTGCCGACGGACAGACAGTACAGCACTTAGTGACCTCTGACAACCAG GTTCAGTACATCATTGCCCAGGATGGTGTACAGCACTTGCTTCCCCATGAGTATGTTGTTGTCCCGGAAGGACATCACATCCAG GTACAGGATGGTCAGATCACCCACATCCAGTACGAGCAGGGCAGCCAGTTCCTCCAGGAGCCACAG ATCCAGTACATGCCTGTCTCACCTGAGCAGCAGCTTGTCACCCAGGCGCAGTTGGAGGCAGCTGCACACTCGGCAGTCTCAG cagtggctgaTGCTGCGATGGCCCAGGCGCAGGGCGTGTTCACTGCCGAGGCGACGGCCGAGCAgatccagcagctgcagcaggggatTCACTACGACGTCATCACGCTGGCGGACTAG